Proteins from a genomic interval of Orbaceae bacterium lpD02:
- a CDS encoding MucB/RseB C-terminal domain-containing protein, whose translation MIANLFKAEFIVLPLKWMKAVLIITLCCFSFYVFSEPLNTSVGDDLDSMPRQSAIDESVITLLNNMKNTVLNTDYKIHFVQQESNGYSNTFQYRHLGANNENYANLLYLEGAPKEIILHNDTVSYFQPESESFSLAIKHIIEAFPDIIYSDFNKLSEYYDFVLLGKSRTANRNSQLVRIIPKDKDRYNYVLWIDDDSNLPLRIDLLDLNSKIIKQIKVLDVNFDFDKHAFKNYIEDRDYPIIIPINKEKQQVNSWQIDFLPKGFSEISAYNFDFDKTNIDTGIFSDGVFSFSVNVSKSPLANKLANVIAQGERTIYSANINHMNIVIIGDLPPETIEHIANSINIKLP comes from the coding sequence ATGATAGCAAATTTATTTAAAGCCGAGTTTATTGTTTTACCACTAAAATGGATGAAAGCCGTTTTAATTATAACATTATGTTGTTTCTCCTTTTACGTCTTCTCTGAGCCTTTAAATACCAGCGTTGGTGATGATTTAGATTCAATGCCTAGACAAAGCGCCATCGATGAATCGGTTATTACTCTTTTAAATAATATGAAAAATACGGTACTAAATACTGATTATAAAATTCATTTTGTACAGCAAGAATCTAATGGTTATTCGAACACTTTTCAATATCGCCATTTAGGTGCAAATAATGAAAATTATGCTAATTTATTATATTTAGAAGGCGCTCCTAAAGAGATCATTTTACATAACGATACCGTAAGCTATTTCCAACCTGAAAGTGAATCATTTTCTCTTGCTATTAAGCATATAATCGAAGCGTTTCCTGATATTATTTATAGTGATTTTAATAAATTAAGCGAATATTATGATTTTGTACTATTAGGTAAAAGTAGAACCGCTAATCGTAACAGCCAATTAGTGAGAATTATTCCTAAAGATAAAGATCGTTATAACTATGTATTATGGATTGATGATGACAGTAATTTGCCTTTACGTATCGATTTGCTTGATTTGAATTCAAAAATAATTAAACAAATTAAAGTGTTAGATGTTAATTTCGATTTTGATAAGCATGCTTTTAAAAATTATATTGAAGATAGAGATTATCCAATTATTATCCCAATTAATAAGGAAAAACAGCAAGTAAATTCGTGGCAAATCGATTTTCTACCTAAAGGATTTAGCGAAATATCTGCTTATAATTTTGATTTTGATAAAACAAATATTGATACGGGAATATTTTCTGATGGAGTCTTCTCTTTCTCTGTCAATGTCTCAAAAAGCCCTTTAGCCAACAAGTTAGCAAACGTAATTGCGCAAGGTGAACGGACTATTTATTCGGCAAATATTAATCATATGAATATTGTTATTATCGGTGATCTTCCTCCTGAAACAATTGAACATATCGCTAATAGCATAAATATTAAATTGCCATGA